TAAGTATAACAAATGTTGATATTATAGGCCATACAGTCATACAGGACGCTATGAAATaatcgtatatatatatatatatatNNNNNNNNNNatatatatatatatatatatagtcagtAAATCACTACTAGAGTGTGATTACTGTTACATTACTTCTACAAATCATTACTGGCAAAAAACCTACATTCCCAGTGATTGGCACCGTGCGTAAAATTGCCATAAACTAGAAAAAAGTCACCAAATAGGTAGGAAGTTGTGATGAAAAGCCGACCGTTGATCGACAAAATCGCTgctctgattaaaaaaaaaaacaaatctgtgaGATGAATATGAGTGGCTTTCGGTTACAGGCGGCGGCCGGTGAGAGCAACGGGATATTACATGATGGGAGGTCAGATCTGGGTGTTCACACTGGCGCGTGAGGACGATCCATTGAACAGTAACGTGGTGGTACATCCTAGTGGTGGCTACAAGCAATGGGCTGAACCTCTGCTTGGGGGTTAACTCTCACACACAGCGCAGTCCCCTACACACACGGAGCCATGCCCAGCACCGACACACCGAGAGTGCGAGTGCTCTGTCAGAAGATAACTTCCAAGTTGGCTTCGATATGAGCCCGCGAGCCGACAGAAGGGAAGACACTGAACGATGCTTTAATTTTGGAAAACAAACGGGTGTTTAGCCACCAGATATCCAGAAAAAAAGCCACTTTTGGAGAGCGCACCGAGGCGAAGGCGCAGACGGGAGCTGATTCACCgcgagaggaagaagaggaggacgagGGCAACTTCATCGCGATCACAAACATTGAAGCGACTTCTCTTTTTTGCGGGACAAATGACTTTCTGAACCCATTGACAGTGTTGCTGAGCCCGACAGGAGGACTGCTGTTAGCAGTAGTGGCACCGATTTCTCGGAAGACGCGCGTCAAAGTTTGGAGAGCGGAGCTGCGCCGTtcgaaataaaaaagaaccctgCTAACAATTTATGGCTATTGACAAGAACTTTACACGTCCCGtcactttttttctggtttttgATGTCCGTGTAGAGACCTCAGCTACTTTACCGGAAGCACCATCACCGAGAGAAAAACTTTAAAGCCTTGAAACATCTCAGAGACTGTAAACATCGCTTCGTTTCAGTCCAATTCAGAAggaggtgacacacacacacacacacaaaagttactgagagagagagagaaagtgcgAGAACTGAACCAAAACTGCCGAGATAGACTTTATGAGAAGACGCTGTCTGAAGTTGGGAGGTAAAAGCGGGATCGTAAAGGTCAGAGTGATGAAGATGAGAGATACTTGGAGAAGAAACGCGGCGGTGAATCCTCGGCACTTGTGAGCCTGTGCGCTTCGTGAAaggaacgggggggggggaaaggagaCTGACACGttccctgttgaagacccccccacccacccacccacacgtAAACTGGGCAAAACAAGAgctttggtgtgttgtgttgttggggGAGAGGCTGGATagtaaagagaaaagagacGGATAAAGTCTGAGAGTGAAGCGGCTAATTGCTTAGTCCGTCCCTCATTTCCATATCCAATGCGCGTCCGCTGGACTCCAGCCAATCCTCCCCACCTTCACACGGTGCCATTAATCGCGAGGCATTATTCACTATCGTAATTATTATACCGACATGCGCAATCCAACGCACAGCAACAGcagcggcggcagcagcagcagcaacaccggctaatttcagaattgttttttcatctttttttctcctccccccAACCCCTCTCTCCGCTACACCAGACTATTTGCgaacttttgtgtgtgtgttgattcatTCAGTCCTCCGCTGATGTATCTGCAAAACGCAGAGACATCACGGAGCgcaaaaacagcagcagcagcagcagcagcagcagcagcagcaccgaCGCCAGCGACATGTCCCGACGCAAGCAAGCCAAGCCGCAGCACCTCAAGTCGGACGAGGAGCCCGCAATAGCCGGGGTGATTTCCGAGCACGGTGAGTGGATTTTTGATCCGTTGCGGTCTCTTcttcacaaaatgcaaacacaacacTTACACACCCCCCAAAagcccccccccagccccccaccccacccttcCCCTTCTCACAGCTCTGCTTTACACTCATGCTCTTTCTCCACTTCACTCTCTTTTtagcagcttttttttaaactccatTTAAGTTTCTACCTGAACTGAAAACTCGTTTGGGTTtatttgggttgttttttttctcccctctctTCATATGGAATAATTTGGAATAAACCCATCCCAGTTTAAGTCCCAAGTCTCTCCTAAATCTACAGGGAAGTGTGCGATTCTCGAttaggaagttgtttttttatccccAAACGTCAGTTTAACCTGGACCTCGCCCAGGCTGCATCGCACCACCGGCTCCTGACTTTTAACACGAATGTAACCAATATCATATAAAATACGTTCGTTACACTCCACAGCGTTCATACGATGGGCTGGAGGCCTTTATTTTCtgagacctttttaaaaatagagtTGGTTTAATAATCAGCTATGTGTCAAACACCGGGgctgttttcttaaaaaaatatgtctttAGAATCTGATACAGTAAATAATCTAatacacacgcaaacacacataaTGTGAGaagttgaaaacatttttttaaagtctctCTTACAACTGTACAATTGACTCCACGGATATAGAAACAAATCATGCAACAAGatctatttttcattaaaaaaaatctaaacctgttgaaattattattattaatatgattattattattatattttttattttttattattatagttttATAGTTTTTGTGTATGAGTGCCTTTGGTCCCTGGGCGTCTGTCTGGCTTTCCGAGGAGCGAAACGCGGATTCAGTTGCAGGTCGAAGCCTTGTTTTGTcatggaaatgtttttgtttaccCCCCTCACATAAATTTCGCACACTTGATTTGTTCCCTTTTGCTCACAATGTCGACAAGATCGCTTGACAGGGCTCGTCCtcgccatgtgtgtgtgtgtctgtgtgtgtgtgtggaggggtggtggtagtggtggtggtggtgcaaaAAAAAGCCTCATTCCTCTTGTATTCTGTACTCAGCCTTTTGCGCAGTAAAACGACCATTATGAAGCCAAAGTCACATCTTCAGCAAGGCGCCATGCTGCTGGATCACAGGAACAGCGCGAGGACTAGGATTCTCACTTCATGGTGCAAAGAAATCCTGCTTTTCTATGTAAAATTGTttcaaattacagttttttttaattgatgtaTTTTAGAAAAGCAACATATGTAGAAGAAAAATCGTATTGATCTGTGAGGAGTCAGAAAAATGAATCCCACCATTTTTTATAACTTGAATCAAAACCAATACCAgtgcagtatatatattttttttattaagatcataatttttcatcatttttgtgAAGTATATTACTTTTGGTATCTCCATAATGCTGGGTGCTCCTAACAAATCCCTGCTATTAGTTAAACCTCACTATCTAGGCTCATGTTGgccaacgcacacacacacacgtacacacacacgcacacacgcacacacacacacacacacacacacacacacacacactttgcaggGCTTCTTTGGAATAGAAATGCGTGATGTAATCTCTGGGGAGCAGTTCTCTTTGCATGGTGCCGGGGAATCACACTGATGACTCTTGGCTCTTTTGTTCCAAATTACTCAGTGGATTTCGGTCATTTGCAGGGCGTTTTGTGTCCGTTTTTAATGTTGAGATAACCTTTCATAGATTTCGGTACGATAGGAAACGTCCATCAGGTTGCTTTCCTGTAGGATCCTGGAATGAAAAGGGAGCttcctttttcccctttttcctgcCGTGAACTTGGGATGATTTACACGCAGGTaaaattgaatgtaaaaaaacaacaacattattgcAATGTGTGACCCAGAAAACCGAACGAGAAACACATCCATACACTCTGTTCTCATTTTGAACACACACCTTCCTACATATGTGGCTTGAAAATTCAAAATGCACACAGTGTTGTGGGTAATCTATAGCATGTACGCCATTGTGCTTAAGACTGGAAGTGGTCCGTGGAATGTTCTTGTCCTTGTTGGAGCACTATACTGGCTCGCTTGTTTTCAGGAGAGACATCGCAGTGAAACAATGCCAAGGCTTTGGCAGAGCACAGCGAAGCCCATAGACACTTAAATACAACCTAATAATATCATGTCTCATCCAAAGCTTCCCAGACAAGCTACAAATGTCAGTCTGTCGGTGTATCATTGTAGCGTGATCAGATTCTCCGCTGCCTATCGCCGTGGTGCAGCTCCTGACGACACTATTGATCGCAAGGGCCTTGACAAATCATTGCATAAAATGTCGAAGGAATTTAAAAGTTCCAACCGTCACTCCCTGCTTGATTTAGACTTAAAATCCATAGACGTTGGGCCGGCGGTGAAGAGAAAAGCCGAGCGTTGGAGTGGTGTTCAAATTGGGCTCAAGGACACACACGCTCTCTCTCCGCGGCACATTTCATGAAAATGGCCATCGCACGAGAAAATAACTGCAAGATCAGGGAGCTCGGGTGTGAACTTCTCCTTGTGTCTCATCCCTTTTTACCAAATCTTCAATTCGGTCTGACCTTATGGTGTGAGTTTCTCTCACTCTGGTGTCCGCCGTAGCACAGTGAGGACCTCTTTAATGTGCTGCATCCCTGAAAAGATAAACAACTAAAATCAAGTGCCAACAAGCCCTTGTCTGGCATATTATCTCCCCCTCAGGCCTTCTGGACACTtgccccctgtgtgtgtgtgtgtgtgtgtgtgtgtgtgtgtgtgtgtgtgtgtgtgtgtgtgtgtgtgtgtgtgtgtgtgtgtgtgtgcgtgtgtgtttggatgGTGAGAGTAGGCGGGGGTCTGCTTAGGAGTGCTTTTATAAAGCTTGCTGACTTAACCTTTGTCTAGCCCCGGCCAGCCAGGTCCTGCCGCTAGATGTCAAGCTCCTTGTACAATTAGAACATGTGTGCCGTTGGACTTGGCAGCACAGCTTCCTCGTGTCCTAGGAAGTGTGAACAGCGACGGGCTTTTCATCTGGACACCGCCTCCTCTGCATCCAGAGCCTTTGAAGGTGTGCGCGTGGAATGTGTGGGAGGCGGTGGCGCACATATTGCATTCGAGCACACTTGTGCTTACTAGTACTTAGAGGAATTGCCAAAGGTAATTTTCCCGACCTATGGGCGAAGACGTACACAATCAATTTTGACCAAGAAaggtacatttttataaatattattagtaaaaaaaacaaaacttaagtCTCTTAAGAGACTCCTCAGAAAGACACGTTGGTCTGCATTCACTAAACAGGTGGATGGCCACAAATGGGGTTTCAGTTTTCACTTTTGTGACGCTGTCTTcacagaaatattcacattcTCTCAAATCCTTCATTTAATTCACAAACATGGTCACACTGTTTGAGTAgaaagttttcctttttttctacaaCAAACAGTTTGAGGCAGGAATGTACGTAGTTATgaggtgcaaaaaaaaaaaaaacaatacagtgaGGAAATCCCCGCTGACAGTGACAACATGGTTCCCCTGCAGAGGGGCTTTGTTTGGCTTTTGTTTTAATCCCCTCTCACCATTGGGTGCAGGCCTCTGGACCACCCACATAGTTGTGCCAAAGACGTCTTCAAGAAGGCACTCGAATATGGCTGCGTCCTAATTACTTCTCcgcactgaaaacacacacaagcaagcaATATCCTGATTGAGAGGAAGAACTTGACAGGACTCTTTAACATTAGACTCCACAGCAGATTTGGGGCACATTTAAGAGCAAGCTAACAATCCATCAAGTGAAGAGGTGCATTTGGTCTTTAGTGTTTTTAGTTAAGAtgagtttttgtgtgtttgtttcggtttattttcatattttaatcagAAAGCAAAGTCACGGACGAGCACTTTGATGGCTGagatgttgcaattatttgTCCTTTGAAATTCAAATCTAGGCATCTAAATTCAGCTGAAGCAAAGATCACCATGGAGCAGTTACAGCATGGCTGAGGCCTTCTGAGGATGAGCGTCCATAAGATCCCATaaagcctcctcctcctccttttgtaaatcacacacacagagagccatCTTGACGGGTGACACAGTCATCGGGACATCGGGAGTGCCGTCATTGAATACTGTATTGCAAATGCTTGCACAAACAAATCGTTAATGTTTTGGCTGCTCCACATCTGCAGGCGATAACAAAGGCCTCTCTGTTAGTGCAGATATGACTGTACCACTCTGCAGTAGGGCTGACCAGGccgatgacacacacacacacacagagagagctgTGCTGAGGACGCTCGAGCCCCTGCACGTCCGAGAATTCATGGGATCGTTCAAGGAGatgttatatgtgtgtatggCCACAGACATATTAGTGACCAGGAATTTgtgtaggattttttttttttgaaggattTGCTTCTTTAAAAAAGCCATGCTTGCATTGAGATGAGTTGAACTAATGTTATGCTTAAACAGTGTGACAAACagagtcagttttttttttttttttttaaagggaattaACACTTCGCAAAAGTGCAAAGTCAATGTAAAATCAGCATGATTGATGGTCTGAATGATCCTGTGCTGCGAGACAAATTACCAGATTAAAATGCGGCGACGGGCACACAATGCGTCAGTCAAAATAGCTGCCTGACGAATcaacttaaataataataataataaaaaaaaaaaacctgacttAAATAATTCATGTCTTATATATGAGAATAGTGGTGGATGTGTGGTCGAAGAATTCCAGCATTGTTCAACCCAGCAGGCCTCTTTTTTATGCCCTCCCCTGCCAACATGGGCAGGACCTACAGTGATGTATCTCTCTTTAAGGTTACTAAGCTATCCCCAGATGCTTGAAAAGAATGCATTTTAAAGGGCCAGGAGGAGGGGCGGTTATAGGAAGGCTGTAAATGCAGGAGATTACTCTTCTTACACTCAgtaataatgtaaatgaaattaaaaatctTACAGTTTGACGAAAAAGTTTTAGGATGAAAATGGTTAGAATGTAGGACACAATAcactttaaattactttttatctcaacatacagtatgtatgtctgtttgtgcgtgtgtgtgtgtgtgtgtgtgtgtgtgtgtgcgtgcgtgtgcgtgtgcgcgtgcgtgcacACTCATTAAGTGAATCTTGGAATTGTTAAGAATGGGAGAATTTGTAATTGCTCAATGCTTGGCTCTGTGGCTTTCACAGAATCTGGGGAAAGCATGAATACCTCATCTGATATAATATGTCAGATTAGCGGTTTCAGTTGGCATGCCACAGATTGCTGAGCAAGATAGCGAAGATAGAGATTCAATGTCTACAATCGCCCTATTGACTGGGCTCAGCTTAATATTTGCATCTGAGTAAATGAAGACTCTTAAAGGAATGAAAAACggattggattttttttgtcatccttttcttttctcttgcgATAGGAAAATCAatacccccacccaccccccacaacacacacacacacacacgcttttttttactgtcttgCAAACGcataagaaaacacaaaatgtcgCCTTTACACAGCTGTGCAACACAATGGCACCCCACTGTTTCAGGAGTGAATGGTGATTGGGAATGCAACTAGTATTATTTTGGCATATACAGTGTTATAATATTTCCAACAAAAGCCTAAAGAATCATCCCCGCAGTGACCTGTATTGTAATACTGAGTGATTGCAGCTATGTTAAACCACAGCAAAATCCCACAAATGAATCACTGAATGCTTTTTAAAGTGGTAGTGTgcgcatttttttttaattgagctATAAAGGCCATCATATTTGTCACACTATTGCTTTGATTGGGCTTACAATGTTGCAAACTGACAAAACTGGAAATGCCAAGGCTGAAgaacatttaacaaaataacaacaagaatttcaaaatggaaaatatcaTTCAAAGTctaaagtcttttattttcaaattagaAAAATATAGCCCTACACAGGGTCCATTTGACAATGTAGGCCTGTGCAAGCATTCATATACACACTGGAGTTATTTTCTAGTGACAGCAAAAAGCAtgggcgtgtgtgtttgtgtgtgtgtgcgtatgtgtgatGTTTTTAGGTGTTTAtctctatacatatatacacgtAATTTGTCTAAGCTCTTTGTCTTTCTATATATGTTTgtgaagaaatgtgtgtgtgtgtgtgtgtgtgtgtgtgtgtgtgcttgtgtgtgtgtgtgtgtcaggtttgAGGCATACAAAGGCCCCCACTTGTAATTGtatgaatgaataaaagagATTGACAGTAATACCATTCTAATAACTAATCAGCTCAACACAGTGCCTACTCATTTGTGTTGACCTTTCAACCCTCAATTATGGAAATGAGTTCTGCTGTCCGCTGCTGGGCTAAGGAGATTTTTAGCCTGCTGACACGTGTCCCTGACATTTTCAGTTTCCAGACTGGCTTCTTCTCACATCTGGTAAATAACAatagaaattgttaaaaaatctttttttttttttcatttcaatagGACTTTTATCCAAAAGTTGTTGACTTGTAACTGGAAAATCAAGGAGGGAAGTGAGATGGATAttgcaaaatataaataacgTAGAACCCAAAATAAAAGTGTGCaggattttaaatgtttgttccCTTTAGTCGCTTAATCATGGGGGCcaggtttataaaaaaaaacaaaaaactgattaAGTAAAATGTGATCTTGTTTTGTCAGCCCTGGCCCCAGTGAGGATAAGAACACAGAGCCTGTCCAAAGCCTTTCTTTTCATAATTAATTAGGTTACAGAAACCAGACCTTGATAGCTCACGCCCCCTTTGGCCAGAAATTACAGGAGGAGTGATGAATTTCTTTGCTAATGAGTcactgtaattggcacacatgCTTCATGTCTGCCTCACCGTGACTCGCTCCATTCTAACCTCTGAAACGGATCTCATGTTTACGCACTTGTAAAGCATAGTACGACCTTTGGTGTTGAGTAAACATGTGCAGTCTGTAATAGTACTACTGTAGTAGTACTTTCTGGCAGCTTTTTTTGAGGGAAGGTCACTCTCGACATGTCTTTTTATCGCTTACATTTGTAGCTCAGGCCTGTTGGCCTAATGGGGGAGTTGCACCCCTATGATTAGCAgaagcaaatgtgtgtgtatatgtgtgtgtgtgtatgtgtgtgtgcgggggagggggggagggttAGATATACAGTCACATAcaatttgtttcttttagtACTGTAGCTCTGagccatttttttaaagaatttttaACTCACTTATCAGCTCCACcttgttttaaagcatttttttagCAACCATCGTTTTGCGTAATAaatcagttttatttgcaaTAATGCCTATGAAATTGtcctaacatttttttttatatagtgtaAAGTGCATAAACAGTAGTTTTATTTGTAGATACATTCTTACATTACCAGCTCTGTGCTGGTTCCTTGAGAATACACTGAACAGGAGAGTGTGAGTTAAAGTGTGCGCAGGGTGCTGGGGCAGTGATTGAGCACACTTCCCACTCCTTATGAAAGGGAAATGTGTCTACGGCCTCGAACAACACACACGCATCAAATATAACGATGTTTGAACACAAAGACAATAAATGTACAAGGGAGGCCATTTTTACGTGGTTTTGATCAGGTGTGAATCGGGTCCACGCTCGGAGCTCGCGTCGGCTTGTTTGACTCTTGATGGTTGCATGTGGAAGAGGAAGTGGCTTCCTACAACTGTGATTAAACATGTGTAACTAATCAGAGACTTTGCTGCCATGGTACTAGCATGTAATTTGTTGAGTCTCATTTCAGAGAACATGGGAGAAGGAGtacgagagagagggagagagagtggaagAGAAAGTAACACTGGGTATTTCTTAACTGAAAGTTTTGtatttcaaaacatttcaaaagtcaTTTCAAAGTTTGGATGATCATGAATTATAGGGAATGGTTCAGGAAATGTTTAAGTGCAATGGATTCAGCAGATCTTTGCTTATGATTCTGACAACACAATTCAAAAGTATTCCAGCATTCCAGTATAGAGTCCCTTGCTTGGATCCAGGGCTAAAGTATTACCTTTGCAATGCTAAATGAAAAGGCCTAGGCATTTGTAATTCAGGGGGAAATAGCTGGGCTTGATAGCAGAGGGGAATCCTAATAGGGCCATCAAAGTCCTGGTTTGTACCCAACAGATGAGGCAGCTGTGAATTGTATGAAATATTGGAAATCAATAGGTTCTATGGAATTTCATTAAGCGGCAGTATCCACAATTGATAGGCCCTCATAATTTGATGGATTGCACAAAGAAAATTATTAGCTGGCTTTATGGAGAGGGTGTGAATGCACAAAGTAGGGTCTTGAGAATTGGTGAACTAGGGCAATTtattcacagtaaaaaaaaataaaaagattattgATTTTGGTAAtgttaaaagagagagaaaaaaaaatcaaaggttAAATCTTTGCAGCACCGCACTGCAAAATATGTGTGGATTCTTCCAttgattatttattcattaattcttctttttttttgctccctCTTTTCCTATCCCCCCTCCACTCCCCTGACCCCCTCCTTTCCCCTCCCTTCAGCCCGAGGGGAGGTGCTGGATGATGCCGACAGCGGGAATGAGAGCCGCAGCGGCAGTGAGGAGACGCATGTATGTGAGAAGTGTTGCGCTGAGTTCTTCAAGTGGTCAGACTTCTGTGAACATTCTAAGAGTTGCACCAAAAACCCCCTGGTGCTCATCGTAAATGACAATGAGGACACACCTAACCCCTGCCAAGAGTACCCTACCGAGCTCTCCCCTGTACCCAGCTGCTCTAGCGAGCAGGCTGACAGCGAGGACCCCAGGGAGAGCAACCACAGTCCTGCTGGTGAGGTGGATGACATCCCAGAGACAGCAACCTTAAATGGGGTCAATCTCCTAGAAAAGGAGGACGAGCAGATGGAGCTAGAGCTTTCACCAGAAAAAAATATGGATCCTGAAGACACAGATGTGACATCCCCTGAGCCAGACGACTCCCTACCTCAGCTCAATGATGTCGTCCCCTCAGCTCTTACAAGCTACGACATGCCAAGCACTAATGTAACCTTGGAGACCCTGCATGGCACCCGTGTTGCAGTTGCCCAGTTTTCACAAAGTGTAAGGGCAGCAGTGGGCAGTGGGGTTTCCACCATGGCTATTCCCATGATCCTGGACCAGCTGATGGCCCTCCAGCAGCAACAGATCCACCAGCTGCAGCTGATAGAACAAATACGCAGTCAGGTGGCTCTGATGAACAGACAGTCTGCCTCACAGCCTGCTCTAAACCCCCATCACAGCAATGCTGCTGTAAACCAGGGGCCTGTATCTTCCTGTGCTCCTCCTGTCGCAAGTCAGCTTCAACTACACAACTTTATCTCTCCCCCTGTCCATCAGCTACCTGTTAGGTTGCCGGCCACTCTCAGTGGTCAAGGTCCTTCACTCCTGACCTCAGCGATAGAAGGACCCCTCTCTCAAACACCACAAACTAGCAGTCAGCAGTCCAACTCTACGATACCTATCACGTGCTCGAGTAACTCGGTGTTTCCCTCGCCCAGTGGTACTGGATTGTCATCTCTACTTCCCTCCTGCTCATCCTCAGTCACAAACAACATAAgcactagtagtagtagtgcaaCAGGAGGTGGTGGCATCAGCAGCAGCTCAGCTCTTCCCAGGAACTCCAGCACCCCTCCCTCACTCAGCCACAGCAGCCTCCTGAGCTCTGCCTCCAGTCTACCGCTGATACCTCACAGCTCATCCAGCAGCGTTATCTTCCCTAACCCGTTGGCCAGCATAGCCGCCACAGCCAATGCGCTTGATCCCCTCTCTGCTCTGATGAAGCACCGTAAGGGGAAGCCCCCAAACGTGTCTGTGTTTGACACTAAGTCTAGCTCTGAGGACCCTTTCTTCAAGCATAAGTGTCGGTTCTGTGCCAAGGTGTTTGGCAGTGACAGCGCCCTACAGATCCACCTGCGTTCACACACTGGAGAGAGGCCCTTCAAATGCAACATATGTGGCAACCGTTTCTCCACCAAGGGAAATCTGAAGGTCCACTTCCAGAGGCACAAAGAAAAATACCCACATATTCAGATGAACCCCTACCCTGTGCCAGAGTACCTGGACAATGTGCCCACAAGCTCAGGCATCCCATATGGAATGTCTTTGCCACCAGAAAAACCTGTAACGACATGGCTAGACAGCAAACCTGTCCTCCCCACGGCTCCAACCTCAGTCGGGCTCCAGCTGCCTCCCACGCTGCCGAGTATGATGGGAGGTTTTGGCGAGTCTCCAAACCTTACACCACTCAACAGGTCCCCTCAAAGGCCATCTCCACCATTAAGCGAGTGTGCATCTTTGTCCCCAAATATCATTATTGACTCTGGCTTAACCACTACATCACCCTCCCCAAAACCCATTCTAGGGGTTGATGCACCTACTCTCTTAAAACCTGAAGGTGTTCTCCTTCCTCCAAGCTGTTCTACTAGGCCAGGAGagaacaccaccaccacaactaCACTAACTCAAGTTGTCCTTTCATCTGCCGTCACTTCCACC
The Etheostoma spectabile isolate EspeVRDwgs_2016 chromosome 6, UIUC_Espe_1.0, whole genome shotgun sequence genome window above contains:
- the sall3a gene encoding sal-like protein 3, which translates into the protein MRNPTHSNSSSSSSSSSSSSTDASDMSRRKQAKPQHLKSDEEPAIAGVISEHARGEVLDDADSGNESRSGSEETHVCEKCCAEFFKWSDFCEHSKSCTKNPLVLIVNDNEDTPNPCQEYPTELSPVPSCSSEQADSEDPRESNHSPAGEVDDIPETATLNGVNLLEKEDEQMELELSPEKNMDPEDTDVTSPEPDDSLPQLNDVVPSALTSYDMPSTNVTLETLHGTRVAVAQFSQSVRAAVGSGVSTMAIPMILDQLMALQQQQIHQLQLIEQIRSQVALMNRQSASQPALNPHHSNAAVNQGPVSSCAPPVASQLQLHNFISPPVHQLPVRLPATLSGQGPSLLTSAIEGPLSQTPQTSSQQSNSTIPITCSSNSVFPSPSGTGLSSLLPSCSSSVTNNISTSSSSATGGGGISSSSALPRNSSTPPSLSHSSLLSSASSLPLIPHSSSSSVIFPNPLASIAATANALDPLSALMKHRKGKPPNVSVFDTKSSSEDPFFKHKCRFCAKVFGSDSALQIHLRSHTGERPFKCNICGNRFSTKGNLKVHFQRHKEKYPHIQMNPYPVPEYLDNVPTSSGIPYGMSLPPEKPVTTWLDSKPVLPTAPTSVGLQLPPTLPSMMGGFGESPNLTPLNRSPQRPSPPLSECASLSPNIIIDSGLTTTSPSPKPILGVDAPTLLKPEGVLLPPSCSTRPGENTTTTTTLTQVVLSSAVTSTTLSSSGQVTEPLTSPDSVSNPVSHPVLPMLSEQFKAKFPFGGLLDSMQTSETSKLQQLVENIDKKMTDPNQCVICHRVLSCQSALKMHYRIHTGERPFKCKVCGRAFTTKGNLKTHFGVHRSKPPLRVQHSCPICQKKFTNAVVLQQHIRMHMGGQIPNTVVPQEMQEMDTDLSFDEKSLDAMSNYDDDLLDEMEQAMEDEADFKEGEVDPCKPYSPGSSPPTSIISSIAAMENQMKMIDSTANMNRSFGLKPMQNGISFGGETDCFATDSLSAVEDAERQSLGSPALSESSGSMQHLSPAHSHSESQRSKSPATFNNINNSSAMLVDELQENNTSILATVKSEKSETPSPLSASEGTGALDLTATQPGRQYIKEESHFSMLFLNRDRGLSTPNLASTASNMIKMEMNGHGKSVSLSDNSHLPMGIQVPAAAPQSTMSPSINPMLAPPPPRRTPKQHNCHSCGKNFSSASALQIHERTHTGEKPFACSICGRAFTTKGNLKVHMGTHMWNNAPARRGRRLSVENPMALLGGDAMKFSEMFQKDLAARAMNVDPGFWNQYAAAITNGLAMKNNEISVIQNGGITQLPVSLGGAGITSLRAMPGGMERVHTGGSPPMTGREKAGLDVGASRPFSRFMEENKEIGIN